The DNA window GAGGCGATGGAAGAAGACGACCGGATGGAGGAGTATGATCTCTCCAACGAGGAGATCGCTTTTCTCGATGCCATTGATGGGGTCCGCGAGGACGTCTACGACATGGACTTCCTCTGCGACCTCGTGCGGGAGATTGTCGATGTGGTCAAGAGCAACGTGGAGGTGGATTGGACGAAGCCCCACCGGGAGAACGTCCGGGCTGGAGTCCGAAGTGCCGTCAAGCGCGTTCTCCGCCGAAATGAGGTGGATGGAGACGACATGCAGGCCGTCCAGGAGGAAATTATGGAGCAGGCCGAATCGCTGTACGGGGACTGGCCTGAATAATATCATCGCTCTGGGGAGATTCGCGCTTCTACTTTTTATCACAGCAGGTCCAGTTCAATGCTCCGCGAACTTCGCTGTGAGAACTACAAGGCGTTTGGAGACGAGACGCGTTTTCCACTGTCTTCTCTTACGGTGCTGGTGGGCCCGAATAACGCAGGCAAGAGCACGGCACTCGACCTCGTACGTCTGACGAAGAATGGACACAGCCTGGATCTGACATCGGGCCGCGGGAGACTTCGCAGGTTCGAAAACCTGTTATGCAACCGGGAGCCAGAATCTCTGACGCTGGGGAGACGAATTTCAACAGAGGTGGCTTCAAGTCCTGGAAAATCCGGTGGTCCAACTTTTCACCTCGCAGATGATCTCTCGCTTGAGTCTATATTCGTGCCGTTCAGAAATGGATTCGTGCTCAAGCGTTGGGACGTGTTTCTGCATCCGGCAGGAGACCGAGGATCAGCCGAGCAGAGAATACTTTCGAAAAGTGTCGAGGTAGGTCCCGTAAATGAGGTCGGCGCCGAGCCGGCGAAGCCCGCGCAAGATCCATTGGACTGGCTCACTCGGGAAGAGGGTGAGGAGTCCAATAATGACGCCATGCCCAGTGAACTGTGGTTCGGACTACTTTGAGGTGAGCAGTCCGGAATCCGGAAGAAAGACTCTGACAAAACGACCTCCGGACCGAAAACAATGTTCAGTCCTACTGGCCCATATCGGCGCACGATATCGAAGTCTTATACCGTCGATGCGAGTCTGATCGGTCTAATTTTCGATATGATACGCACGACTCGGCAGCACAACACCGAAAAGTCCCCGCTCGATTTATCAGCTGGGCCGTTTGAGCTCAGTATGACCGAGAGTGCAGACGTCAACTCGGAGGAAGAGCCACCCCCCCTCGAATACATCCCACCCATGACGTTTTAGAGAATTGGGTGGGGTCCAGTCCGGCATGGCTCCCCTCCAACAAGGAAGATATGTGGGACGCGGCACGAATGGCGGTTTTGTCTCCGCTAGTCGAAAAAAATAAATGACAGCTTCGACCGCATGGACTCGACACACTTGCCTTCCTTCCAGGCCCGCCCGGAGCGGTACTACGGCCCTCAAGACCCGCTCACTCCCCTTCTGGAAAAGCATCAAGACGCACATCCGACGGTCCAGGATGACGTGGAGGAATGGCTGGATGTCTTTGACCTTGGGTCCGACCTTGACGTCGAGTCCGTGGCTCCATACCTCTATGCCGCGTCGGTTCGCCGGAACGGAGGGCGCCGGTACCTGGCAGATCTTGGGTCTGGGACGGCGCAGCTCCTGCCCCTCATTCTGAAGCTCACGGTCGGACATCCCTCCAGCGTTTTGCTTTTGGAGGAACCGGAAGCGAACCTCCACCCGAACCTCCAGTCCCGGCTTGCCGACCTGCTGGTGGAGCTCATTGGCAGCGGCCATCAGGTGCTTGTCGAGACCCACAGCGAGTACCTCGTCCGGCGTCTCCAATACCTGGTGGCGAAAGGCCGGTGTGATCCCGACAGCGCCTCGGTCCTCTACGTCGACGCGACGGACAGCACGGACACATCTACGCCTGATGTCCGGTCTATTTTCATTGACGAGCATGGCCAACTAAGCGAACCGTTCGGCGGTGGGTTCTTCGATGAGGCCACAGACCTGATGGTTGATCTCTTCAAGTACGGGAGTGAGAACTGATCCCGCTCAACATCGCTCATCACGATGCCCAATGACCGGTTTTTGACGGCCCACGTCGACCTTCCCGTTCCTGCACAAACTCTTCCGCGAGAAGCCGGAGGACCTGAGCAAAACGCCAGATGACGACTTGAGCTTTCCCCGATCGAACGGACACTTTAGAAAGGGCAAGTGTCCGGGTGTTTTTGATCACCCTTCAGCCGCCAGGGAGGTTTCCCTGGGGGGATGATGCTGTGCTTCAAACTCCACCGGGCTCACATATCCAAGCGCTGAGTGGAGGCGTTTTCGATTATACCACACCTCGATGTACTGGAAAAAGTCCCGCTTCGCTGCTGTTTTGAGCGTGGGGCAGGCCTGAGAGGCCTGCAGGTTACGCGCTGAGAAGTCTTTGGTCTTGCCCGCAATGCTGAGTCATCACTTTCGGTTCTCTTAAGCTATTTTGCCCTGCTACCCTATGGCTAGAAATGTTAAGCTTGACTACTACCGAGTTTCCGTTCCCGACCCAAATCTGGACTTGTCAGATGCATTAGAAAACCTTTTGGGGCATCCTGAGGATAGCGAGGAGCGGCTTGTATACGATGGTGAAAATGTGAACTGGGCTTACCAGTTGGAACACGACGGACAGTACTATAAAGGCGACATTGTTCGAGTTGACATGGAGCGGGGTGCGACGAAAGCTGAAGTATTAGGGGACCTTGAGCCGGTGAAGCTCTCTGAAGGTGAAGGAATGGGGTACCGGACGGCTTTTTTGTACGACCCTCAGCTGAACACTTTGGTGCTGCAGGCAACCAGGCGCGGTATTACTCCATCTCGTTTCGCATTTTTTTTCAATGTTTTTAGCGATGCCAGTCAAGATATTGAACTCTTACCCTACATGCGTCAAGACGGAATGGATCGGCTTAACCGGTTAGAAAAAGCACACGTCTTTTCTGTGAAGATCGGAAACACGGGTACGGCGGCGTCTCTTCAGAACACTGGGCATTCTGCAAAACAAAAAATAGAAGGTCTTGCAGAGCACGTAGAGGCTCCTAAAATGGAAATTCGATTTACCTGTGGCAGGCAGTGGAGAAGTGAAAATTTGGACCTAGACGCGATCCGCAACTCCATTGCTGAGTTTATTACACCTGACGGGGAGATAGAGGCTGAAGAAATCAGGATAAATGGCAGAGGCCCGGATGATCAGTCGGAAAAGATACGGCTAGTCGAAGAACATTTTCGGGACGAGATGAGTGTTGAGCCAGGTAACTTCAGGATTCTTCCGTATCAGGCACGGGTCCAAAATTTGGAAGCGAGCTATCGCAGGAATCAAGGGGCAATCCGTGAGCTTCGCTCTTAATAGAAAAAATATTGAGTCCTCGTATCCAGTATTCACTGGTTCAACAATCGGACTATGCCTGATTGGCATTTTTCTACTAACGGATGTTACGGTTAACGAGACCCCACTTGCCTCAAACATCTCTAGCGTGCTCGCTAGTGCTGCAGCAATCTCTGGTACGATAGTAGGTTTTCTATCTACCGCCCTTTCAATTCTCTTCGTTCTATCAGATAGACCGTATTTGAAGTCGGTATCAAGATCTGGGGCATTAGATGACCTCATATCTTACATTGTGAGGTCTATCTTCCATTGGGTCCTTCTTGCCATCTCGAGTATTACAGGCCTGTTGACCCAGGGTGTGATAGCGGCAGGCTGGTATGATATCTTTCTTGCCGTTGAGGCTGGTTTGCTAGTTGCTGCCTTTCTTAGCTTCTACCGTGCGACCAGTTTGATTGCATCCCTACTCAGGAAACAAGTAGGCTATCGAGGATAGATCTGTCGGGACTGAGGCCTTCTGCTAGTTTCTCGGCTCGATATACACATCGCACGACTAGCCATCGATCAATGCCCTCCGTTTGTCAGCACTTGACGGCCTGTATGGAGGCGTGGATTTGAAGCGGCACTGAACCATTTCCCGAGAATAAAGCAGGCGTATGAGACCCGGAACGACTTCCTGAAAATCTTTGAGATCAAAGACTGCCAGAAGGCCGGCAAGACTCTTCGAGGTGCGCCCGAAAAGTTGGACTGGCAGGTCGACTAAGACTGAGGCTGAGACGCAGGACGTTTGGTTTCCTGTGAACCGTAGCCAATCCAACGATACGCACCATGGGACAACGCACCTACAGCCGGAGAATTTAAGCTCCAAGTCGTACCCGAAGCGCTCCAGTCCGAAGGAACCGACGCGGAGGTCGCCAGGGCCTACGACGTTCATCCTGTTACGCTCTCCGGCTGGAAGACGAAGCTGAAAGAAAACGGCTCCAGAGCCTTTGGCGGCTCCGACGAGTTGAAGGAGAAGAAGGAGAAAATCGCCAAACTCGAACGCATGGTCGGTCAGAAGGAAGTCGAAATCGCCCTGCTGAAGAATTTTTTGGGCGAGAGCTGACCACCGCCGAAAAAGTCCGCCTGGTGGATCAGCACAAAGAAGAACACGGACTGAACCGGTGCCTTGAGGCGATTGATCTGCCGAAAAGCACCTACTACTACCGGAAGAACCGCTCGGATGAGCCTTCCGAAGAAGAGCAAGAGCTGATGGACCACATTCGTGAGATTATCGGCGAGCACCCAAGCTACGGCTACCGCCGGATTCTGCCGGAGCTTGAGGAGCGCACCGGTCAGGCGGTCAACCATAAGCGGCTCAGACGGCTTCTTAGCGAGCATGAGTTGGGGTTGGCCCGTCAGGTGTCGGGGCACAGCCCCTCACCCGTGCAGGAGATTCTCGGCGATGCTGCCGGGAACCTCAACCTTGTAGCCGGCCTCGATCCGGGGCCGCTTGAGGCCTTTTCAACCGACTTTACGGAGCTGTCGTACGCGGAGGGAAACCGCAAGGCGTACCTGATGGCCGTGGCCCGTCTGGAGAGCTTCTGCGGGTCCGGGTTGGGCGGTCGGGCCGAGCGGGAATCGCAAGCTCGCCATGCGCTGCTGGAAGCAGGTTCGCGAACGGATGGCGAGCCTGGACGAGAAGCTCGGCGGGAAGATC is part of the Salinibacter ruber DSM 13855 genome and encodes:
- a CDS encoding AAA family ATPase; protein product: MLRELRCENYKAFGDETRFPLSSLTVLVGPNNAGKSTALDLVRLTKNGHSLDLTSGRGRLRRFENLLCNREPESLTLGRRISTEVASSPGKSGGPTFHLADDLSLESIFVPFRNGFVLKRWDVFLHPAGDRGSAEQRILSKSVEVGPVNEVGAEPAKPAQDPLDWLTREEGEESNNDAMPSELWFGLL
- a CDS encoding AAA family ATPase — protein: MDSTHLPSFQARPERYYGPQDPLTPLLEKHQDAHPTVQDDVEEWLDVFDLGSDLDVESVAPYLYAASVRRNGGRRYLADLGSGTAQLLPLILKLTVGHPSSVLLLEEPEANLHPNLQSRLADLLVELIGSGHQVLVETHSEYLVRRLQYLVAKGRCDPDSASVLYVDATDSTDTSTPDVRSIFIDEHGQLSEPFGGGFFDEATDLMVDLFKYGSEN
- a CDS encoding IS3 family transposase — protein: MAGKTKDFSARNLQASQACPTLKTAAKRDFFQYIEVWYNRKRLHSALGYVSPVEFEAQHHPPRETSLAAEG
- a CDS encoding DUF6731 family protein, yielding MARNVKLDYYRVSVPDPNLDLSDALENLLGHPEDSEERLVYDGENVNWAYQLEHDGQYYKGDIVRVDMERGATKAEVLGDLEPVKLSEGEGMGYRTAFLYDPQLNTLVLQATRRGITPSRFAFFFNVFSDASQDIELLPYMRQDGMDRLNRLEKAHVFSVKIGNTGTAASLQNTGHSAKQKIEGLAEHVEAPKMEIRFTCGRQWRSENLDLDAIRNSIAEFITPDGEIEAEEIRINGRGPDDQSEKIRLVEEHFRDEMSVEPGNFRILPYQARVQNLEASYRRNQGAIRELRS
- a CDS encoding transposase; the encoded protein is MQRYAPWDNAPTAGEFKLQVVPEALQSEGTDAEVARAYDVHPVTLSGWKTKLKENGSRAFGGSDELKEKKEKIAKLERMVGQKEVEIALLKNFLGES
- a CDS encoding IS3 family transposase; amino-acid sequence: MDQHKEEHGLNRCLEAIDLPKSTYYYRKNRSDEPSEEEQELMDHIREIIGEHPSYGYRRILPELEERTGQAVNHKRLRRLLSEHELGLARQVSGHSPSPVQEILGDAAGNLNLVAGLDPGPLEAFSTDFTELSYAEGNRKAYLMAVARLESFCGSGLGGRAERESQARHALLEAGSRTDGEPGREARREDHSS